Proteins from a genomic interval of Nasonia vitripennis strain AsymCx chromosome 3, Nvit_psr_1.1, whole genome shotgun sequence:
- the LOC100119956 gene encoding alkylglycerol monooxygenase isoform X1, which produces MNATTYEGYADLIGGLKHAGMLLYIVNPYETTFERLEDVPDYHLQVWFPFFLLIALENAILYAKKPSSFRLNDHVSSLSHWIMQETGRVAFRGAEYYAYIVIYEKFRLSSLTWDSPWTWYMTAVAVDFCYYWVHRANHEVLFLWAHHQVHHSSEEFNLVVGLRQSVLQQWCSFMFYLPLAFFIPPSHFVAHHQFNLIYQLWIHTTVINDLGPLEWIFNTPKHHRVHHGCNIYCLDTNYGGVLIVWDRIFGTFAQERAKEEIIYGLVVSPQSYNPLYLQVFYALAMIGRSLDMGNLRDRLAVYWKGPSWQPGLPRLGLDEFKVNVTSRVKYNPQLPTWQSCYIVLHFCLVLYTHCQLYDEKTQFSQELHGISSTAMVINNVCALTTLGLLFDRSKFAGLLELTRCLCYLYFFRYNLITSSTSRSLFALPFITHFYVASCCLWIYDILRIAATR; this is translated from the exons ATGAACGCGACGACGTACGAGGGCTACGCCGACCTAATCGGCGGCCTCAAGCACGCGGGTATGCTCCTCTACATCGTCAACCCCTACGAGACGACCTTCGAGCGTCTCGAGGACGTGCCCGACTACCACCTGCag gtctGGTTCCCGTTCTTCCTGCTCATCGCCCTGGAGAACGCGATCCTCTACGCGAAGAAGCCCAGCAGCTTCCGACTGAACGACCACGTGTCGTCCCTGTCGCACTGGATCATGCAAGAAACTGGACG AGTCGCGTTTCGAGGGGCCGAGTACTACGCCTACATCGTCATCTACGAGAAGTTCCGTCTGTCGAGTCTAACCTGGGATTCGCCCTGGACGTGGTACATGACCGCCGTAGCCGTGGACTTTTGCTACTACTGGGTTCACCGAGCCAACCACG aGGTGCTCTTCCTCTGGGCCCACCACCAGGTCCACCACAGCAGCGAGGAATTCAATCTGGTCGTCGGGCTGAGGCAGTCGGTTCTGCAACAGTGGTGCAGCTTC ATGTTCTACCTTCCACTGGCCTTCTTCATCCCGCCGTCGCACTTTGTCGCTCATCACCAATTCAACTTGATTTATCAACTCTGGATCCACACGACGGTCATCAACGACCTTGGCCCGCTTGAGTGGATCTTCAACACGCCGAAGCATCATCGGGTGCATCATG GTTGCAACATCTACTGCCTCGACACGAATTACGGGGGAGTCCTGATAGTCTGGGACAGGATCTTCGGCACCTTCGCGCAGGAACGTGCAAAGGAGGAGATCATCTACGGCCTGGTGGTCAGTCCGCAGAGCTACAACCCGCTCTATCTGCAG GTGTTCTACGCGCTGGCGATGATCGGCCGGAGTCTGGACATGGGAAATCTGAGAGACCGGCTGGCCGTCTACTGGAAGGGTCCGAGCTGGCAACCTGGCCTCCCGCGACTCGGCCTCGACGAGTTCAAAGTGAAC GTCACCTCGCGGGTTAAGTACAATCCGCAGCTGCCGACTTGGCAGAGCTGTTACATAGTCCTCCACTTCTGCCTCGTGCTCTACACTCATTGTCAGCTGTACGATGAAAAAACT CAGTTCTCGCAGGAGCTGCACGGTATCTCGTCGACGGCCATGGTGATCAACAACGTCTGCGCCCTGACGACTCTGGGTTTGCTCTTCGATCGTTCCAAGTTCGCCGGTCTCCTGGAACTGACGAGGTGTCTCTGCTATCTCTACTTCTTCCGCTACAACCTCATCACCAGCAGTACCAGTCGATCGTTGTTCGCTCTGCCCTTCATCACCCACTTTTACGTTGCCTCTTGCTGTCTCTGGATCTACGACATCCTCCGTATCGCCGCCACCAGGTAG
- the LOC100119956 gene encoding alkylglycerol monooxygenase isoform X2, protein MNATTYEGYADLIGGLKHAGMLLYIVNPYETTFERLEDVPDYHLQVWFPFFLLIALENAILYAKKPSSFRLNDHVSSLSHWIMQETGRVAFRGAEYYAYIVIYEKFRLSSLTWDSPWTWYMTAVAVDFCYYWVHRANHEVLFLWAHHQVHHSSEEFNLVVGLRQSVLQQWCSFMFYLPLAFFIPPSHFVAHHQFNLIYQLWIHTTVINDLGPLEWIFNTPKHHRVHHGCNIYCLDTNYGGVLIVWDRIFGTFAQERAKEEIIYGLVVSPQSYNPLYLQVFYALAMIGRSLDMGNLRDRLAVYWKGPSWQPGLPRLGLDEFKVNVTSRVKYNPQLPTWQSCYIVLHFCLVLYTHCQLYDEKTFSQELHGISSTAMVINNVCALTTLGLLFDRSKFAGLLELTRCLCYLYFFRYNLITSSTSRSLFALPFITHFYVASCCLWIYDILRIAATR, encoded by the exons ATGAACGCGACGACGTACGAGGGCTACGCCGACCTAATCGGCGGCCTCAAGCACGCGGGTATGCTCCTCTACATCGTCAACCCCTACGAGACGACCTTCGAGCGTCTCGAGGACGTGCCCGACTACCACCTGCag gtctGGTTCCCGTTCTTCCTGCTCATCGCCCTGGAGAACGCGATCCTCTACGCGAAGAAGCCCAGCAGCTTCCGACTGAACGACCACGTGTCGTCCCTGTCGCACTGGATCATGCAAGAAACTGGACG AGTCGCGTTTCGAGGGGCCGAGTACTACGCCTACATCGTCATCTACGAGAAGTTCCGTCTGTCGAGTCTAACCTGGGATTCGCCCTGGACGTGGTACATGACCGCCGTAGCCGTGGACTTTTGCTACTACTGGGTTCACCGAGCCAACCACG aGGTGCTCTTCCTCTGGGCCCACCACCAGGTCCACCACAGCAGCGAGGAATTCAATCTGGTCGTCGGGCTGAGGCAGTCGGTTCTGCAACAGTGGTGCAGCTTC ATGTTCTACCTTCCACTGGCCTTCTTCATCCCGCCGTCGCACTTTGTCGCTCATCACCAATTCAACTTGATTTATCAACTCTGGATCCACACGACGGTCATCAACGACCTTGGCCCGCTTGAGTGGATCTTCAACACGCCGAAGCATCATCGGGTGCATCATG GTTGCAACATCTACTGCCTCGACACGAATTACGGGGGAGTCCTGATAGTCTGGGACAGGATCTTCGGCACCTTCGCGCAGGAACGTGCAAAGGAGGAGATCATCTACGGCCTGGTGGTCAGTCCGCAGAGCTACAACCCGCTCTATCTGCAG GTGTTCTACGCGCTGGCGATGATCGGCCGGAGTCTGGACATGGGAAATCTGAGAGACCGGCTGGCCGTCTACTGGAAGGGTCCGAGCTGGCAACCTGGCCTCCCGCGACTCGGCCTCGACGAGTTCAAAGTGAAC GTCACCTCGCGGGTTAAGTACAATCCGCAGCTGCCGACTTGGCAGAGCTGTTACATAGTCCTCCACTTCTGCCTCGTGCTCTACACTCATTGTCAGCTGTACGATGAAAAAACT TTCTCGCAGGAGCTGCACGGTATCTCGTCGACGGCCATGGTGATCAACAACGTCTGCGCCCTGACGACTCTGGGTTTGCTCTTCGATCGTTCCAAGTTCGCCGGTCTCCTGGAACTGACGAGGTGTCTCTGCTATCTCTACTTCTTCCGCTACAACCTCATCACCAGCAGTACCAGTCGATCGTTGTTCGCTCTGCCCTTCATCACCCACTTTTACGTTGCCTCTTGCTGTCTCTGGATCTACGACATCCTCCGTATCGCCGCCACCAGGTAG